Within the Salvia hispanica cultivar TCC Black 2014 chromosome 4, UniMelb_Shisp_WGS_1.0, whole genome shotgun sequence genome, the region tttttcaactcactttccattacatttattaaaacaataaaacccgtaccggatcaaagtgtgtcaatatttgggggacggaggtatactaatatttgaagtgtaataaaattaatacttcatGTATCAGGTCACCACTTCTCCCTCTCTGACGTCTCCTTATGGATGAAGTAGAAGCGATGAAATCGACTTGAGTAACACAAACATTGGTAAGAATCTAATACCCCGGAGGGTGAGTTAGAACCTATGATTAGGTTGAAAAGTGTAGTAAGTGGACAACATGGGCATATTACTTTACTACCCCTTGTTGCTCTAAAAGGACAGAACATGCTTGGTCAACTTAAAGATAACTTTCGCCAAGAGCCTTTGTCCTAGCGACAAAGAACTTAGACATTATTGTATGGTGTGTCGAATTTGAGCCTTCTTGATAtcatttgtaatttcctcctttATATGagttttgtttaaaaaaaaaacataaagttgACTTTCGATTTGAGCTATcagaatcaaataaaaatatattgcacAAAAATAATGGTGCATggacttaatataaatattgttctCAAAAAATGCCTCGAACcctaacaatatttatatatagggatgtaatcaaataaaaactctaaactatgatctggaccgtttgattttaatatttgatgtcaataaatgacaaataatgttaacaaaaaatgtcaacattgTCAACCGATtaacattgtgttgacattttatgtTGACACTatttgtcatctgttgatatcaaattttgaaatctaaCAGTTCTAATTATAGTTTAGAATTTGTagataaaatgcaatttgtattttatcactaccatatgcatatatagtaTCTCTATATTCGATCGATCCTAATCTTTCCTTCAACTGTAACCTAATTTAATAAACCACTTTTGCTATATATAGGTCAAATGCAACTACTCTAACATTGTTTTTAGCATGGAGTATGTTTTAGTATCCTATTTTAAATAGGTCAAATGCAAAATCCAATTCGAACTAGGTGATTGCAAACCAGAACCCTATCAacacctatatatattatacataacAAATTcattatggagtatttaaattttatgtgcaTTTTGATGGTGTAAAGAGGAATATTATAAGCTAAAAGATTTTCCAATCAATGTATGTCGGCAAATGTAGACTGTTGGATGATCATGCAATTAGGGCtggataaatttttttctcctctttTCCTTTCGTCTCACTTAAAGTGATTCAAAGTTATTCTTTTTCGGTCGATTCACACTAACACATTTTGTGAAATAGATACGtcacttattttactttattcttaaCTCATTTAACTAACAAAACAATACTGTATAAAATCTAATGGCGAAcataaaatgcataatttaaagTGAGACTATTAATTTCCATCTCACACTGGGAGAGAACTGTAGAGAAGAAGGGGTGCTAAGATTTTGTTCTCAAACAAATAAAGGCCCCACCCCACCATATATCACTCTCCTACCATGTTTGAAGAGTTTTAGTGCgtgttgtgtgtgagagagGAAGTGGAGGAAGAGAAAGGGAGAATACGTTACTGTGGGGTCTTAAATTGAGGTTGCAGTGGCGATGGCGGCGTTTGCAGGGCTGTGAATTTAatgcgcacacacacacacagacaAACTATTCAATTCATTTCCTCTCATCGATATCATCCCCCTTTCAATTCTCATTCCTCAACTTCAACAATGACTATAGTGCAAGTagtataatatacatatatagagagagagatagagaaaaagattgattgtgtgtgtgtttccTTGTTTTAGATCAAGAACCATTGCTTTCATCCTTCGTTTACCTAAACTCTTCAATTTTGATAGTGAAATGATTTGCTGCTAGGTCACACACAAAATTAGGGCGGAGATCTAGCTACAACAAGGGCAAGGGTTTTCGAATGATCATGTGAGCTGGAAATCAACCAAAACGGTGACGTTTGGTTTGGAATTAGGGTTTGGATGCGATGAGCGGAAGAGACATGATCAACTGTCAAGACTGTGGGAATCAAGCCAAGAAAGACTGCGAGCACATGAGGTGTCGCACCTGCTGCAAGAGCCGCGGCTTCCCTTGCCAGACCCACGTCAAGAGCACCTGGGTCCCCGCCGCCCGCCGCCGCGAGAGGCTCCTCTCTCGCGGCGACAGCCTCAAGCGCCTCCGGGAGAATACCTCCGCCGCCGGAGGTGGGGATTCTCAATtctcatttattctcataGAAGAAGAAGTGAGAGGAGAATCTAACAAAAGATTTATGACTAGTTGTTTCATAAGCTTTACCtttctctccttttttttcctttactGTTTCAGAGTAAAACTGACGCAAAATAGCCTCCCAAAAAAGAGTTTGTCAAGGAAATTGGTGTCCGAATCTTTCCTCATATAtctatattatgtttatattaGGTAAAGGTTGTTGAAAATTTCGTAGTGATGATTTTTTTGGCCTTGTgaataattagggtttgaggTGGCGGGGCAGTTTCCGCCGGAAGTGAACTCTCCGGCGGTTTTCCGGTGCGTGAGGGTTAGCGCGGTGGACGACGTGGAGGAGACTTTGGCCTATCAGACGGCGGTGAACATCGGCGGCCATGTTTTTAAAGGAATTCTCTATGATCAAGGCCCTGAAGGCCGTTACCATAGCGGTGGAGGAGAGAGCTCCTCGGGCGGTGGAGGGCCGCAGCAGCATCATCTGAGCGCTGCAGCGGCCCCACCCCCGACGAGCAACTTGAATGCCTCGATGCTAGACCCATCGATGTATTCGAGTGGCTACATGTCGGGTACGCAATATTTCTTGCCACCAAGGCCTTGAGAATTGAGTTAATCTAATTGATATTTCTCATTGATAAACATTTGTTATTGTTGTAACGGTTATAATTCAATGTCTTCCTATTTTGACACAATTTAGGGAATGAGTTAGgttaagaagaagaagaagaaggtgtGTTGGTTTGTTATTAATTAACTATGTCCGAATTTCTATTACGATTCTCTCCATTtgttattctcctatttatttataagggTTTTGGTCTTATCGAAAGCATggaactttttttctttctttcggATTTCATTGATTTGTGTTGTTTGATCACTATTGCACTCTTTGAATGCTTTTTGTCTTCTTCATTTGGCtttcttcttgattttcaACCCCATGATTCCTTCCCCCTTGTTTTATTGCTTGATTAATGCCTTTGAggtagagtttttttttctatgtgtgtttatttattaaattcaaattcaatgaaagaataaaaataaggagTACTTGGCGGTCCAGCTTTGCAAGTGTTTGAAACATTGGCAAATGTCACTTTATGCTTCATTATTCATATCCCAATAAAAAGCACATTGTAGAAGTGACATTTAGCCCTCCTAACACAATTCACTCACAAACACAtctataataatagtataaacaATATTCAAGATATTCCATATCATATCATTGTCCTCTCCAATTTTAAACTAGATTgtcatttattattcataaatgCATGTGTAGTCACAAAATAAGACCCAGAGAAAGAAAGCTGTGAGGAATTAAAATCTGATATTGACCAAACTCTAGAAAAAGGGAAGCTGTGGTTTCTAAATGCTGATGTTTAATTAATGCTGGATATATCATAAATGGATTGAATGTGATTTGGTGAGATTAAATTAAAGGGACTTTTTCTTTTGTGTAGGCTTCTAGATATGAAGCTTAGCATGTGtatgaaataaaacataatcACAGAAACTTTCCCTAGATTCCATGATTTGTGTACCTTGTGGAAATTCAATAATCTTTTATAGACAATGACATTTCGTTCCTAAAGGGTACACATACACACCTAGTTCTTGTTTGATGTGTTTGCTCACCATCAGTTttgattgtgtgtgtgtgtgtgtgctaCGAGTTAGGGTTCCAGTTTCATTTGTtagtattttggaaaaaatgagtgaaatcATCAATATATAGTAATACTTGTATCAATATTTAGCATGTTTGTGACAAAGTAAGCAGTTTATGAATACCTTAAAGGTGATTGTGCATagctaaaaaatgaaatattatgtGTCACTTTGAATGATTTAATTTCTATGCAATTGTATCTTGGATAAAATGGTTATGAAACGAGATGAGTGGAAAGACttagtttaaaaaatcattttcaaatagGATATGAAACGAGATGAGTGAAACAAAATGTACTCGCCCGTTTTGAAAAATGACGAATTAAAAGTTGATGATACATAGTACTATCATTCAACAAAGTTATGAATCCCGCATAAATCTTCACAATCAAATGACTTAAAATAGTTcttagtttctattttaaggtgaatttttgttttatcaaaTTAGATCATTTATGTAAACTTTGactgtatgtatatatatgtggtcTTCAATTGTACAAAGACTtgtttaaaaatcaaaattcaagtCTTCGAttcaagaaaaggaaaaaaggtgAAAGTATAGCTAGCTAGGGATTccacatatatatttacaaataaaaagtacAGAATGTTTCAATTCAAAAGACTTTGACACTGTATATAGATTGGACCTATATATGTTTAATTCCTagtatatgtgtttattaaTGGACTTATATATCTTATGTAAGGCCTGGTTTTGTTGGGACTTATGAACTTTAAACCCAAATAAATCCCGTTTGGTACATATGTTAGAAATAGggtaaaagagaaataaaaatgtgaaggTAATGGTCAGTAATTAGTGATTATGAGGAAGAATATAATGTGCTAATTgagaaaagggggaaaaagcAATAATAGGAGTAGGGTTTGATAGAGTGAGGAAAAACAAGATATATGATAGGGTTTAGGGACAGCAGCGCGTGCTTCATTCTACTGTGTCTTATCATACTAaatcctcttctttctaattGTGGTCCAAACCACACTTTGTCACaataattctctctctctcatcaaatAAATCACCAAATATTGATCGTAGTACCTTTCAATTTGATTACATTTGAAGTGTAATTTTCGGTAGGAGAATTCAAggcttaaaatattaattacgGGGTCTAGGTACATTATACCGATTGAGACCgtatgtagtactactatatactaTGTGAAAGAGAGACCAATCAAACTCTAGCGAGGTTTCGTTCTAAGATTTATTGGATTATAAAAGGAGCGAATTGTATCACTGAATATTTGGATTGATATATGTCTTACTTTACAAGTTCGACGAAGTGTGGATGATGAGGATACTtacataaacaaattaaagtcACGAAACACATCAACTCTCTCTACCCTTCCACCACCGCTAGCTCACCTTCTCTCGCCCCCTCCTCCATCCATCGCCATGTCTCTTCCTCCAATTCTGCAAGCCGTATGAGCTCACTGTGCATAAGAGACCTCATATAAACTAAGATACATTTTCATTCCTTAAAATTCCACATGCGATAAAAATAACTGTAGtagttaaatttttgaattcatACATTTATGATTCGTagttaatgttttaaaaagaatttgtAGCATAACATTTTCCCTATATAAGTTGATTAATTGAACAGCATTATCTGTGTAGCCGTATCCACTTCACATGCGAAT harbors:
- the LOC125224225 gene encoding protein EXPRESSION OF TERPENOIDS 1-like — encoded protein: MSGRDMINCQDCGNQAKKDCEHMRCRTCCKSRGFPCQTHVKSTWVPAARRRERLLSRGDSLKRLRENTSAAGGFEVAGQFPPEVNSPAVFRCVRVSAVDDVEETLAYQTAVNIGGHVFKGILYDQGPEGRYHSGGGESSSGGGGPQQHHLSAAAAPPPTSNLNASMLDPSMYSSGYMSGTQYFLPPRP